A genomic segment from Nicotiana sylvestris chromosome 1, ASM39365v2, whole genome shotgun sequence encodes:
- the LOC104242858 gene encoding (+)-neomenthol dehydrogenase-like — protein MAEPSNFLATQRIAVVSGAYRGIGLEICRQLASKGIVVILTARDEKKGAEAIDILKECGLSNYVIFHKLDVTDPSSVAQLKDFIKARFSKLDILVNNAAVLGLLMDEDVTITSPEQDLFVEKINVATQTYDVAEECLKTNYYGAKQMIQELLPLLQFSDSPRIVNVSSIAGKLEYVRNEWAVGVLSDAENLTEERVDEVLNTFLQDLKEGLLESKNWPLILPAYTLSKAAVNAYTRILAKKYPSFLINCVCPGYVKTDMTINCGKLSVEEGAESPVWLALLPEGGPSGKYFSRKEVSPF, from the exons ATGGCAGAACCTTCCAACTTCCTGGCAACTCAAAG GATTGCAGTTGTGAGTGGAGCCTACAGAGGAATAGGACTAGAAATATGTAGACAGCTAGCTTCAAAGGGGATAGTGGTGATCTTAACAGCTAGAGATGAGAAGAAAGGAGCAGAAGCTATTGATATACTAAAGGAGTGTGGCCTCTCAAATTATGTTATTTTTCATAAACTTGATGTGACTGACCCTTCTAGTGTTGCACAACTCAAAGATTTCATCAAGGCCAGATTTAGCAAGCTTGATATCTTG GTGAATAATGCAGCAGTTCTTGGATTGCTTATGGATGAAGATGTTACAATTACAAGTCCAGAA CAAGACCTATTCGTGGAGAAGATAAACGTAGCAACTCAAACTTATGATGTAGCTGAAGAATgtctaaaaacaaactactatggGGCAAAACAGATGATTCAAGAGTTATTACCTCTACTTCAATTTTCTGATTCACCTCGTATTGTCAATGTCTCCTCCATTGCTGGAAAGTTGGAG TATGTACGCAATGAATGGGCTGTAGGAGTGTTAAGTGATGCTGAGAATCTAACAGAAGAGAGAGTAGATGAGGTTTTGAATACTTTTCTGCAAGATTTGAAGGAGGGTTTGTTGGAAAGTAAAAACTGGCCTCTGATTTTACCTGCATATACACTATCAAAAGCAGCAGTGAATGCTTACACAAGAATATTGGCCAAGAAATACCCAAGTTTTCTCATCAACTGTGTTTGTCCAGGCTATGTCAAAACTGATATGACTATCAATTGTGGCAAATTGAGTGTTGAAGAGGGTGCTGAAAGTCCTGTTTGGCTTGCTCTTTTACCCGAGGGAGGTCCATCAGGAAAATACTTCAGTAGGAAAGAGGTGTCACCTTTCTAA